The genomic interval GTAAGCGAACCAGACTGCCGGGGCATCGGTTGATCCCGATGGCCGGTCGTCGCGGACATACGTCCACAGTCTGGCTGTTTTGGTCTTGCCATTGCCGGGTGCCAGTACCGGGATCGGGGTGTCGTCGGCATGTAATTTGGTCGTTGCCATCACATGACGGCGTACCGCATCGACCAGCGGTCGCAGCAGGCTGCTGGCAGCACCGACCCAGTCTGCCAATAATCCCCGATCCAGTTCCACACCTTCCCGGGCATAGATGACCGATTGCCGGTAGAGCGGAAGATGATCAGCGAACTTGCTCACCAGAATATGGGCGAGTAATCCGGGCCCCGCCAGACCGCGTGCAATCGGACGGCTGGGTGCCGGCGCCTGGACGATGCAGTCGCAGCAGGTGCAAGCGAGTTTGGGACGCACATGCCGGATGACCCGAAAGCTGGCCGGGACGAATTCAAGTTGCTCGGCAACGTCACTGCCGAGATGACGCAAATCGCCACCGCAATCGGGGCAGGCGGCATGCTCTGGCGTATAGATCTTCTCGTCCCGGGGCAAATGGGGCGGTAGCGGTTTGCGTGGTATCTTCGGACGCACTGGCTTCGTTGCCGGGGCAGCGCTGGCAACGTCACTTTCTTCTGTCTGCAAATCTTCTAACCGTAATTCGAGTTGTTCAATTTGCCGGTCCAGCTTCTCGGATTTGCGGCCGAACTGCAGCCGTTTGAGTTTGGCGATGAAGAGCTTGAGGTGTTCGATTTCGATGCGATGTGAGGACAGTGCGTCCTGTAGCTGCGCCACCGTTTCCCCGTGCAACGCAATGACCGCATCACGATCGGTAATCATCGCTTTTAAAGCGCTGATATCGTCGGGAAGGTGGGGCGGCGTTGACATGCCCGTAGTTTACCGAATGACGTCGATGTTTACAAGCCTGACAGGGGCCGTTGCGTGCGCTCGGGACGTCGCCAATCGATCCCTTCCAGCAACATTGACAGTTGCGCTTGCGACAGACAAACCGCGCCTTCGCTTGCCTGCGGCCAGATGAAGCGGCCGCGTTCCAGCCGTTTGGCCAGCAGACACAGCCCGTCGCCGGTCCACCACAAGATCTTCAAAATATCGCCACGTCGGCCACGAAACACGAAGACGTGACCGCTAAACGGGTCATCGGCCAATGCCGTTTGCACCTTGGCTGCCAACCCATTAAAACCGCAACGCATATCGGTCACGCCTGCTGCGATCCAGATCCGCGTTCCTGCTGGCAAACCGATCATGCCAGCAACCGGGCCAGCACCATGGAAAGCATAGACGGATCCACCACGCCCTCGACTCGAAGTCGCGCCTTACCTATTTCCAGGACCATCACGCCGGTCGGTGTAACGGCCGTGGTGAAGACTGGCTTGGCAGGGGATGGTTGCCGAGGGTCGCCAAGAACTACTGGCAGCAATTTGACGGACTTGCCTGAGGCAATCTCATAGGCTCCTGCACGAAACAATTTACGCCAGGTAAATACCTGGTTCGCATTCACATCGTGGGCCCGCGCCACCCGCGACACCGAGGCCCCAGCCATCAAGGATTGTTCGACCACCATGCGTTTGAAATCAATCGAATGTTGCCGATAACCACTGCGCTTAGAGGGAGTAACCGACTCAATATTTGTGTCCATAATTTGAAGTTGTGGGCACAATCGATTTGTACCCTCCAACGCAATCATGCGGACATTTGAGGATTAGGTATAGACGGTTTTGAGCGCACGCTTACTAAGCGACCAGCGAAGTCACCTTGACAGCTACGACGTTTAATCATGTCAGCTATGAGATGGCTGGCCGATCAGGGTTCCAGCGGTGCGGCAAAAGGGAGGATATGTCGCTGGCTTTTTGGGTAGGCAAACGCGTGAGCACGTCTTTAAGATAAAGATACGGATCGTGACCATTGAGCTTGGCGGATTGAATCAAACTCATGATCGCTGCGGCGCGTTTCCCGGCACGCAGGGAGCCAACAAATAACCAGTTTCCTCTCCCAATTGCCACCGGTCTTATTTGGTTCTCGATCCAATTGTTATCGATGGGAAGGTGGCCATTGTCCAAGAAGCGAACGAGCGCATTCCAGCGTTTGAGATTGTAGTCCAGTGCCTTGGCAATCGCGGAACCCTCCAGTACCAGGTGGCGTTGATTCTGCATCCACGCGTGCAACATGTCGGCAATCGGTTTTGCGCGCGTCATACGAATTTGCCGCCGTTCTTCGGGCGTGAACGTGAGAGCCTCCCGCTCAATATCGTAGAGGGCCGTAAAGAATTTCAAGGCTTGCTCGGCAATCTGGCTTTTATTGGCAATATGCAGATCAAAGAATTTTCGGCGTGCGTGTGCCATGCAGCCAATTTCCAGAATGCCTTGCTGGAACCCTTTTTTGTAACCACCATAATCGTCGCAAATCAGACTGCCATTCCAGTCCCCGAGGAAATTTCTGGCGTGTTCTCCTGCCCGACTCTCGGCAAAGTCATAAACGACGACCGCAGGGAAGAGAAACGTGTGCTTGCATATGCCCACAGATAGCCACGGTGGGTCTTCTTATTTCCCGGACTTAACATGGGCAGCGGTGTTTCATCGGCATGAAGAACTTCCTCGCGCAGCATTTCAGCGCGCAGCGCATCCACCAGTGGCTGCAAGCGCAATCCGCAAAATACCTACCCAGGCACCCAGCGTCGAAACGTGGCAACGATAAACCGGTGCGTCCGAAGATACTGACTTGACGGTATAAAGGGGTGTGGTCGGCATACTTGGCCACCAGCACCTGAGCCAGCAGCGCT from Glaciimonas sp. PCH181 carries:
- a CDS encoding transposase; the protein is MDTNIESVTPSKRSGYRQHSIDFKRMVVEQSLMAGASVSRVARAHDVNANQVFTWRKLFRAGAYEIASGKSVKLLPVVLGDPRQPSPAKPVFTTAVTPTGVMVLEIGKARLRVEGVVDPSMLSMVLARLLA
- a CDS encoding IS66 family transposase — its product is MSTPPHLPDDISALKAMITDRDAVIALHGETVAQLQDALSSHRIEIEHLKLFIAKLKRLQFGRKSEKLDRQIEQLELRLEDLQTEESDVASAAPATKPVRPKIPRKPLPPHLPRDEKIYTPEHAACPDCGGDLRHLGSDVAEQLEFVPASFRVIRHVRPKLACTCCDCIVQAPAPSRPIARGLAGPGLLAHILVSKFADHLPLYRQSVIYAREGVELDRGLLADWVGAASSLLRPLVDAVRRHVMATTKLHADDTPIPVLAPGNGKTKTARLWTYVRDDRPSGSTDAPAVWFAYTPDRKGIHPQTHLAKFAGVLQADAYAGFNAIYATGRVQEAACWAHARRKFFDLHAARASPITTEALRRIGALYEIEASIRGKPPQVRQAVRQAQSRPLIDALESWLRASLLTLSRKSDTTAAILYALNLWPALTRYCDDGSIEIDNSAAERALRGIAIGRRNYLFAGSDNGGERAAAIYSLIGTAKLNGVDPAAWLRYVLTHIADHPVNQIDDFLPWNLASRLAIISAPKQ
- the tnpB gene encoding IS66 family insertion sequence element accessory protein TnpB (TnpB, as the term is used for proteins encoded by IS66 family insertion elements, is considered an accessory protein, since TnpC, encoded by a neighboring gene, is a DDE family transposase.); amino-acid sequence: MIGLPAGTRIWIAAGVTDMRCGFNGLAAKVQTALADDPFSGHVFVFRGRRGDILKILWWTGDGLCLLAKRLERGRFIWPQASEGAVCLSQAQLSMLLEGIDWRRPERTQRPLSGL
- a CDS encoding IS66 family transposase yields the protein MGICKHTFLFPAVVVYDFAESRAGEHARNFLGDWNGSLICDDYGGYKKGFQQGILEIGCMAHARRKFFDLHIANKSQIAEQALKFFTALYDIEREALTFTPEERRQIRMTRAKPIADMLHAWMQNQRHLVLEGSAIAKALDYNLKRWNALVRFLDNGHLPIDNNWIENQIRPVAIGRGNWLFVGSLRAGKRAAAIMSLIQSAKLNGHDPYLYLKDVLTRLPTQKASDISSLLPHRWNPDRPAIS